The uncultured Hyphomonas sp. genome includes a region encoding these proteins:
- the rpsF gene encoding 30S ribosomal protein S6, giving the protein MAFYEHVVITRPDISPAQVDSFVEELSGFLKEKGATIGKTEYWGLRNLAYPIKKQRKGHYSLINIDGPADAIHELERRQRLSEDVMRYMTIRVEELTDEPSPVLSRKDRRRD; this is encoded by the coding sequence ATGGCTTTTTACGAGCATGTCGTGATCACACGACCTGACATCTCGCCGGCCCAGGTCGACTCTTTTGTCGAAGAACTGTCCGGCTTCCTCAAGGAAAAAGGCGCCACCATCGGCAAAACCGAGTACTGGGGCCTCCGCAACCTTGCCTACCCGATCAAGAAGCAGCGCAAGGGTCACTACTCGCTGATCAACATCGACGGTCCGGCTGACGCGATCCACGAACTGGAACGCCGCCAGCGCCTGTCCGAAGACGTGATGCGCTACATGACCATCCGCGTGGAAGAGCTTACCGACGAACCGTCGCCGGTCCTCTCCCGTAAAGACCGCCGCCGCGACTAG
- the fabF gene encoding beta-ketoacyl-ACP synthase II codes for MSDRRVVITGIGIVSPLAATREATWERLIAGKSGAGRIDTFDPEDMPCKIAFQVPWATGRGGGEGDPEAFDSEKFVSKKEMRRIDEFILYALAAAEEAVEDANWRPEDEEEKERTGVLIGSGIGGLESIYETAVTLHEHGPRKVSPFFIPSALINLASGQVSIKYGFKGPNHSVVTACATGAHAIGDSSRLIKYGDADVMIAGGSEAVIGRIGIAGFCAAKAMSTNFNDTPEKASRPYDKDRDGFVMGEGAAVLVLEEYEHAKARGAKIYAEVSGYGLTGDAYHITAPAEGAEGGYRAMKMALKNSGIDPTEIDYVNAHGTSTPKGDEGEAGAVERAFGEHAKNISMSSTKSAVGHLLGAAGAIESAFCALAIRDQVMPPTLNLDNPSFETVIDLIPHKAKKGRVRAAMSNSFGFGGTNASLVLREVK; via the coding sequence ATGTCTGACCGCCGCGTCGTCATCACCGGTATTGGTATTGTTTCGCCGCTCGCGGCGACACGGGAAGCCACATGGGAACGGCTTATTGCCGGTAAGTCGGGGGCCGGACGTATTGATACGTTCGATCCTGAGGACATGCCCTGCAAGATCGCTTTCCAGGTGCCGTGGGCAACGGGCCGTGGCGGCGGAGAGGGGGACCCCGAAGCGTTCGATTCGGAAAAGTTTGTCTCTAAAAAAGAGATGCGCCGGATCGACGAATTTATTCTCTACGCCCTCGCGGCGGCTGAGGAAGCTGTCGAAGACGCCAACTGGCGGCCCGAGGATGAAGAAGAGAAGGAGCGCACTGGTGTCCTGATCGGCTCGGGCATCGGCGGCCTCGAATCCATCTATGAAACGGCGGTCACCCTGCACGAGCATGGCCCGCGCAAGGTCAGCCCGTTCTTTATCCCGTCTGCCCTGATCAACCTCGCCTCCGGCCAGGTCTCGATCAAGTATGGCTTCAAGGGCCCGAACCATTCCGTGGTGACGGCCTGTGCGACGGGCGCGCACGCCATCGGCGACTCGTCCCGCCTCATCAAGTACGGCGATGCCGACGTGATGATCGCAGGCGGTTCCGAAGCCGTGATCGGCCGTATCGGCATTGCAGGTTTCTGCGCTGCCAAGGCCATGTCGACCAATTTCAACGACACGCCTGAAAAGGCCTCGCGTCCTTACGACAAGGATCGTGATGGCTTCGTCATGGGTGAAGGTGCGGCAGTCCTGGTGCTCGAAGAGTATGAGCACGCCAAGGCCCGCGGCGCGAAGATTTACGCCGAAGTGTCCGGCTACGGCCTGACCGGCGATGCTTACCACATCACGGCGCCTGCAGAGGGCGCCGAGGGCGGCTACCGGGCCATGAAAATGGCTCTCAAGAACTCCGGCATCGATCCGACCGAAATCGACTACGTCAACGCACACGGCACCTCGACGCCGAAAGGCGACGAAGGCGAAGCTGGCGCTGTCGAGCGCGCGTTCGGGGAGCATGCAAAGAACATCTCCATGTCGTCGACCAAGTCGGCCGTGGGGCACCTGCTCGGTGCAGCTGGTGCGATTGAAAGCGCTTTCTGCGCGCTTGCCATCCGCGACCAGGTGATGCCGCCGACACTGAACCTCGACAATCCGAGCTTCGAGACGGTGATCGACCTTATCCCGCACAAGGCCAAGAAGGGCCGGGTGCGTGCCGCCATGTCGAACAGCTTCGGGTTTGGCGGAACCAATGCCAGCCTCGTCCTGCGCGAGGTGAAGTAA
- a CDS encoding acyl carrier protein: protein MSDVLERVKKIVVDNLDVEGDKVVESASFIDDLGADSLDLVELVMAFEEEFNIEIPDDVQESIRTVGDAVTHIKAHI from the coding sequence ATGTCTGACGTTCTTGAACGTGTTAAGAAAATCGTTGTCGATAATCTCGACGTGGAAGGTGACAAAGTTGTCGAAAGCGCGAGCTTCATTGATGACCTTGGCGCAGACTCGCTGGACCTCGTCGAGCTGGTCATGGCTTTCGAGGAAGAATTCAATATTGAGATCCCGGACGATGTGCAGGAGTCCATCCGCACTGTCGGTGACGCCGTGACCCATATCAAGGCTCACATCTAA
- a CDS encoding NADP-dependent isocitrate dehydrogenase, translated as MSKIKVKNPIVEMDGDEMTRIIWQLIKDKLIHPYLDVDLKYYDLSIQKRDETDDQITIDAANATKQYGVAVKCATITPDEARVEEFGLKKMWRSPNGTIRNILGGVVFREPIVISNIPRLVPGWTRPVVVGRHAFGDQYKATDFLVPGKGKLTMKWEASDGSDSKEFEVFDFPSSGIAMGMYNLDESIRDFARASMNYGLQRKWPVYLSTKNTILKAYDGRFKDIFQEVFDTEFADKFAEFGGTYEHRLIDDMVAAAMKWSGGYVWACKNYDGDVQSDTVAQGYGSLGLMTSVLMSPDGNTVEAEAAHGTVTRHYRNHQKGEATSTNSIASIYAWTQGLDHRGRMDGTPEVREFAQTLEKTIVETVEAGFMTKDLALLVGPDQGYLTTEGFIEKVAENFEKAMSKA; from the coding sequence ATGTCGAAAATCAAGGTCAAGAACCCGATCGTCGAGATGGACGGGGACGAAATGACCCGCATCATCTGGCAGCTTATCAAGGACAAGCTGATTCACCCCTATCTCGATGTTGACCTGAAGTATTACGACCTGTCGATCCAGAAGCGCGACGAGACGGACGACCAGATCACCATCGACGCCGCCAATGCCACCAAGCAATACGGCGTGGCTGTGAAGTGCGCGACGATCACGCCGGACGAAGCCCGCGTGGAAGAATTCGGCCTGAAGAAGATGTGGCGTTCGCCGAACGGCACGATCCGTAACATCCTCGGCGGCGTCGTGTTCCGCGAGCCGATCGTGATCTCGAACATCCCGCGCCTCGTGCCGGGCTGGACCCGTCCGGTCGTTGTTGGCCGTCACGCTTTCGGCGACCAGTACAAGGCCACCGACTTCCTCGTGCCGGGCAAAGGCAAGCTGACCATGAAGTGGGAAGCTTCCGACGGCTCCGACAGCAAGGAATTCGAAGTGTTCGACTTCCCGAGCTCCGGCATCGCGATGGGCATGTACAACCTCGACGAGTCGATCCGTGACTTCGCCCGCGCCAGCATGAACTACGGCCTGCAGCGCAAATGGCCGGTCTACCTGTCGACCAAGAATACCATCCTCAAAGCCTATGACGGCCGCTTCAAGGACATCTTCCAGGAAGTGTTCGACACCGAGTTCGCCGACAAGTTCGCAGAATTCGGCGGCACCTACGAACACCGCCTGATCGACGACATGGTGGCAGCCGCCATGAAATGGTCCGGCGGCTATGTCTGGGCCTGTAAGAACTATGACGGCGACGTCCAGTCCGACACGGTCGCACAGGGCTATGGTTCGCTCGGCCTGATGACCTCCGTGCTGATGAGCCCGGATGGCAACACGGTCGAAGCCGAGGCCGCACACGGCACCGTGACGCGCCACTACCGCAACCACCAGAAAGGCGAAGCGACCTCGACCAACTCGATCGCCTCGATCTACGCCTGGACGCAAGGCCTCGACCATCGCGGCCGGATGGACGGAACACCAGAAGTCCGCGAGTTTGCGCAAACGCTGGAAAAGACTATCGTCGAGACCGTCGAAGCCGGCTTCATGACGAAAGACCTCGCCCTGCTCGTGGGTCCGGATCAGGGCTACCTGACCACCGAAGGCTTCATCGAGAAGGTCGCCGAGAATTTCGAAAAGGCGATGTCGAAGGCCTGA
- a CDS encoding YicC/YloC family endoribonuclease has protein sequence MSVLSGMTGFARVAGEAEWGSWAWEAKSVNGRGLDVRVNYPPGFEALERAIKTAAPKHFQRGSLQVALRIDLAAGSDDMAVNEPLLDKLIGVVDGRAQTAMTADAVATLMTLKGVVEAGTSNLRDLGSDEAITKMLAETGEAALLALQAERLREGEVLSGLLSNLVQGMDDLTVQAEHLAAEQPGLLKARLTKQLDELDPDGRVDRERMAAEIALSAAKADVREELDRLSAHFVSARELLAGGSPVGRKLDFLAQELNREANTLCSKSVSLDLTNAGLGLKGLIDQFKEQAANVE, from the coding sequence ATGAGTGTACTTTCGGGGATGACTGGCTTTGCCCGCGTGGCGGGAGAGGCCGAGTGGGGCAGCTGGGCCTGGGAAGCGAAGAGCGTCAACGGCCGCGGCCTCGACGTGCGCGTGAATTACCCACCCGGCTTCGAGGCGCTGGAACGCGCGATCAAGACTGCCGCGCCGAAGCATTTCCAGCGTGGCTCCCTGCAGGTGGCGCTACGGATCGACCTTGCCGCCGGCTCGGACGACATGGCGGTGAATGAGCCTCTGCTCGACAAGCTGATCGGCGTGGTGGACGGTCGTGCCCAGACGGCGATGACCGCGGATGCGGTGGCGACGCTGATGACTCTGAAGGGCGTGGTCGAAGCAGGCACTTCGAACCTTCGCGATCTTGGTAGCGACGAGGCCATCACGAAGATGCTCGCAGAGACCGGCGAGGCGGCCTTGCTGGCGTTGCAGGCTGAGCGTCTGCGCGAAGGTGAGGTTCTGTCGGGGCTTCTCTCAAATCTGGTACAGGGAATGGACGACCTTACGGTGCAGGCCGAACACCTTGCCGCGGAACAGCCGGGCCTCCTGAAGGCGCGTCTCACGAAGCAACTCGACGAACTGGATCCGGATGGCCGGGTAGACCGCGAACGCATGGCCGCAGAAATCGCCCTCAGCGCCGCCAAGGCGGATGTCCGCGAAGAGCTGGACCGTCTCAGCGCCCATTTCGTTTCAGCGCGGGAGCTGCTCGCAGGCGGCTCCCCGGTGGGCCGGAAACTCGACTTCCTCGCCCAGGAACTGAACCGCGAAGCCAATACGCTCTGCTCGAAATCAGTCAGCCTCGATTTGACGAATGCGGGACTCGGTCTCAAAGGACTTATCGACCAGTTCAAGGAGCAGGCCGCCAATGTCGAATAG
- the rpsR gene encoding 30S ribosomal protein S18: protein MAQKLNITNIPARRPFGRRRKVDPFSGDNAQTIDYKDVKLLQRYISEKGKIVPSRITAVNLKNQRKLAQAIKRARMLALLPFEVK from the coding sequence ATGGCTCAGAAACTGAACATCACCAATATCCCGGCCCGCCGTCCGTTCGGCCGCCGCCGCAAGGTCGATCCGTTTTCAGGCGATAACGCCCAGACGATCGACTACAAGGACGTGAAACTGCTCCAGCGCTACATCTCTGAAAAAGGGAAAATCGTGCCGAGCCGCATCACGGCCGTGAACCTGAAGAACCAGCGCAAGCTTGCCCAGGCCATCAAACGTGCCCGCATGCTCGCCCTGCTTCCGTTCGAAGTGAAGTAA
- a CDS encoding TIGR03862 family flavoprotein, with translation MKTDRVAVIGSGPAGLMSAEVLSDAGVGVDIYESMPSAGRKFLMAGKSGLNISHTGSGHDFLMRYHDYSGLFHDHIGSFGPDDVTAWMDGLGMPAHVGPTGRIFPQSMKASPLLRAWLRRLAEQGVRLHLKHRWTGWTPDGALKFDSPEGEVTARPAATVFALGGGSWRRLGSDGAWTSLFGQAGIEVAPFRPSNCGFTVDWSDRMREQFAGAPVKGVQLSAGGQATREEFAVTSRGVESGGVYTLSATLRDEIEATGSATLSIDLLPDLDAAEITRRLEGAPAKQSLSNRLRKALKITGVKAALLFECAEREALNDPARAAEAIKALPLKLTGTVPLDEAISTAGGVTWNALDDQLMLKAKPGHFCAGEMIAWDAPTGGYLITACMATGRAAGRGALDWIARRASD, from the coding sequence GTGAAGACTGATCGAGTCGCTGTCATCGGCTCCGGCCCGGCGGGCCTGATGTCCGCTGAAGTGCTGTCAGACGCCGGGGTGGGCGTCGACATTTACGAGTCGATGCCGAGCGCCGGGCGCAAATTCCTGATGGCCGGCAAGAGCGGACTGAACATATCCCATACCGGATCAGGGCATGACTTCCTGATGCGCTATCATGACTATAGCGGACTATTCCATGATCATATCGGATCATTCGGACCGGACGACGTGACCGCCTGGATGGACGGCCTCGGCATGCCGGCACATGTCGGTCCGACAGGGCGAATCTTCCCGCAATCGATGAAGGCGTCTCCCTTGCTCCGTGCCTGGTTGAGGCGGCTGGCAGAGCAGGGCGTGCGGCTTCACCTGAAACACCGCTGGACCGGCTGGACGCCGGATGGTGCGCTCAAATTCGATTCGCCGGAGGGCGAGGTCACCGCCCGGCCTGCCGCGACCGTGTTCGCGCTCGGCGGCGGCAGTTGGCGGCGGCTGGGATCGGATGGCGCATGGACCAGTCTGTTCGGTCAGGCGGGAATCGAAGTGGCGCCTTTCCGGCCGTCCAATTGCGGCTTCACGGTCGACTGGTCGGATCGGATGCGGGAGCAGTTTGCCGGTGCGCCGGTCAAGGGTGTGCAGCTCTCGGCAGGCGGGCAGGCGACGCGCGAGGAATTCGCGGTCACATCGCGCGGTGTGGAGAGCGGCGGTGTCTACACGCTCTCCGCTACCCTTCGCGATGAGATCGAAGCCACCGGTAGCGCGACGCTTTCAATTGACCTGTTGCCGGATCTGGACGCGGCGGAGATCACGCGCCGGCTGGAAGGAGCACCGGCGAAGCAGTCCCTGTCCAACCGGCTTCGCAAGGCGCTGAAGATCACAGGTGTGAAGGCTGCGCTGCTGTTCGAGTGTGCGGAGCGTGAGGCGCTGAACGATCCGGCGCGCGCGGCGGAAGCGATCAAGGCGCTGCCGCTGAAGCTGACGGGCACGGTGCCGCTGGACGAGGCAATCTCGACGGCGGGCGGTGTCACGTGGAATGCGCTGGACGATCAGCTGATGCTGAAAGCAAAGCCCGGCCATTTCTGCGCGGGCGAGATGATCGCGTGGGATGCGCCAACGGGCGGCTACCTGATCACGGCCTGCATGGCGACAGGCCGGGCAGCCGGACGCGGCGCGCTGGATTGGATCGCACGCCGCGCCTCGGACTAG
- the gmk gene encoding guanylate kinase, with protein sequence MSNSGHPKDSGKRRGLMLVLSSPSGAGKTTLARKLIDEFHDVKLSVSATTRAPRPGEEDGKDYFFRSVEDFHGMIERREFLEWAHVFDKYYGTPKADTVARLDAGEDVLFDVDWQGADALHDQMPNDVVSVFILPPTISALEQRLAARPGSTPEIVARRMEDAKREIMHWRRYNYVIINDDLEVAYQRLRRILLVERLKRLRQLDLEDHVRRLLGEV encoded by the coding sequence ATGTCGAATAGCGGACACCCCAAAGACAGCGGCAAGCGGCGCGGCCTCATGCTGGTCCTGTCCAGCCCGTCCGGCGCTGGCAAGACGACGCTTGCCCGGAAGCTGATCGACGAATTCCACGATGTGAAGCTGTCTGTGTCGGCCACGACCCGTGCACCGCGACCGGGGGAAGAAGACGGCAAGGATTACTTCTTCCGGAGCGTGGAAGACTTCCACGGCATGATCGAGCGGCGCGAATTCCTTGAATGGGCGCACGTCTTTGACAAGTATTACGGCACGCCGAAGGCCGATACGGTCGCCCGGCTGGATGCTGGAGAGGACGTACTGTTCGATGTGGACTGGCAAGGCGCCGATGCGCTGCACGACCAGATGCCGAACGATGTTGTTTCGGTCTTCATCCTGCCGCCAACCATCAGCGCGCTGGAGCAGCGCCTGGCGGCGCGGCCGGGTTCCACGCCGGAAATCGTTGCGCGCCGCATGGAAGATGCCAAGCGCGAGATCATGCACTGGCGGCGGTACAATTATGTTATCATCAATGATGATCTTGAAGTGGCCTATCAACGACTGCGCCGGATCCTTCTGGTGGAACGCCTGAAACGCCTGCGCCAGCTGGACCTCGAAGACCATGTCCGCCGGTTGCTGGGCGAGGTCTGA
- the fabD gene encoding ACP S-malonyltransferase, which yields MTKLAFIFPGQGSQEIGMGKALADAYPAAKEVFQAVDDALGQKLSDLMWNGTIEELTLTSNTQPALMAHSLAAMKALEAEFGISAKDAAFVAGHSLGEYSALAAAGSLTIADTARLLRIRGNAMQSAVQPGEGAMAALLGADVDQAEAACAAGRETGGACELANDNAPGQLVLSGSKAAIDAACEWAKANGVKKAMPLNVSAPFHCSLMQPAADAMAEALASTDIKAPVVPVVANVSASAVTDPETIRQNLVAQVTGRVRWTESVQFMVAEGVDTTGEVGNGKVLTVMQRRIEKSLNGFILGSPEDLEAFAQALKG from the coding sequence ATGACCAAACTCGCTTTCATTTTTCCTGGCCAGGGCAGTCAGGAAATCGGCATGGGCAAGGCCCTTGCGGATGCCTATCCGGCCGCCAAAGAGGTCTTCCAGGCCGTCGATGATGCGCTCGGTCAGAAGCTGTCGGACCTGATGTGGAACGGCACGATCGAGGAGCTGACGCTGACCTCAAACACCCAGCCCGCGCTGATGGCGCATTCGCTGGCCGCGATGAAGGCGCTGGAAGCCGAATTCGGCATTTCGGCAAAGGACGCTGCCTTCGTGGCCGGGCATTCGCTGGGCGAGTATTCCGCGCTGGCCGCCGCCGGATCGCTGACGATTGCCGATACGGCGCGCCTGCTGCGCATTCGCGGCAACGCCATGCAGTCGGCTGTCCAGCCGGGTGAGGGCGCCATGGCCGCGCTGCTGGGCGCCGATGTGGACCAGGCTGAGGCTGCTTGCGCTGCCGGCCGCGAAACAGGCGGCGCGTGCGAACTGGCCAACGACAACGCTCCCGGGCAGCTGGTCCTGTCCGGTTCCAAGGCTGCGATTGATGCCGCCTGCGAGTGGGCAAAGGCAAATGGCGTGAAGAAAGCGATGCCGCTGAACGTCTCCGCGCCTTTCCATTGCTCGCTGATGCAGCCTGCAGCAGACGCGATGGCCGAAGCGCTGGCCAGCACGGACATCAAGGCGCCGGTCGTGCCGGTGGTCGCCAATGTCTCCGCCTCGGCCGTCACCGATCCGGAAACCATCCGCCAGAACCTCGTCGCGCAGGTCACAGGACGTGTCCGCTGGACCGAGAGCGTGCAGTTCATGGTCGCGGAAGGCGTCGACACGACGGGCGAAGTTGGCAACGGTAAGGTGTTGACGGTCATGCAGCGCCGCATCGAAAAATCACTGAACGGCTTCATCCTCGGGTCTCCTGAGGACCTGGAAGCCTTCGCACAAGCCTTGAAGGGATAA
- the rplI gene encoding 50S ribosomal protein L9 — translation MQVILLERVDNLGGIGDEVKVKNGFARNFLLPQGKALMANDRNRARFERERDAIEARNAEARAAAEAESQKLDGAVFVLIRQAGDTGQLYGSVTARDVADAAEAAGYSVPRSGVRLDKPIKAIGLYDVAIRLHAEVSITVQANVARSAEEAERQAKGEDIVASLQAANQALAEEQAGELAEAAADRAAEGPAEEE, via the coding sequence ATGCAAGTGATCCTCCTTGAGCGCGTCGACAACCTCGGCGGCATTGGCGACGAAGTGAAGGTGAAGAACGGCTTCGCCCGCAACTTCCTTCTCCCGCAAGGCAAGGCCCTGATGGCCAACGACCGCAACCGCGCCCGTTTCGAGCGTGAACGCGATGCCATCGAAGCCCGCAATGCTGAAGCCCGCGCAGCTGCTGAAGCTGAATCCCAGAAGCTCGACGGCGCCGTCTTCGTCCTGATCCGTCAGGCCGGCGACACCGGTCAGCTGTACGGTTCGGTGACCGCACGTGACGTTGCCGACGCCGCTGAAGCCGCTGGCTACAGCGTTCCGCGTTCGGGTGTGCGCCTCGACAAGCCGATCAAGGCGATCGGCCTGTATGATGTGGCCATCCGTCTTCACGCGGAAGTCAGCATCACGGTGCAGGCAAACGTTGCCCGCTCTGCCGAAGAAGCCGAGCGTCAGGCCAAAGGCGAAGACATTGTCGCTTCGCTGCAGGCTGCCAACCAGGCCCTCGCTGAAGAGCAGGCTGGCGAGCTGGCGGAAGCCGCTGCCGACCGCGCTGCTGAAGGCCCGGCCGAAGAAGAATAA
- the mltG gene encoding endolytic transglycosylase MltG: MKFLKGLLSLIILAIVVGGAAAGVGWIWMQDALNRDGPLTEDVVFRVEQGEGLNSVAARLETDEIIRDAKLIRLKAKLEKTETDIKAGEFKIERGASMVEVLHTLIEGKGVLYKITLPEGRTTAQLLKVIEADPVLVGDMPEGEIPEGSLLPDTYLFDRGMTRSDLIQLMQDKQAELLDELWPQRDPDIPVETPYEAVILASVVEKETGLVEEQPEIAALFTTRLKRGMRLESDPTIIYGVSRGEPLYNARGQRRTLRRSEIDTKTDWNTYQIDGLPKTPICNPGRGAIEAVLNPPHTEYIFFVADGKGGHLFAKTLAEHNRNVAAYRAYERKEIARERAAE, encoded by the coding sequence ATGAAATTCCTGAAGGGACTCCTGTCGCTGATCATCCTGGCCATTGTGGTTGGCGGGGCCGCCGCCGGTGTGGGCTGGATCTGGATGCAGGATGCGCTGAACCGCGATGGGCCTCTGACGGAAGATGTCGTCTTCAGGGTGGAGCAAGGCGAAGGCCTGAACAGTGTTGCCGCCCGGCTCGAAACAGACGAGATCATCCGGGATGCGAAGCTGATTCGTCTCAAGGCGAAGCTCGAGAAAACCGAAACCGACATCAAGGCCGGCGAATTCAAGATCGAGCGCGGGGCGAGCATGGTCGAAGTGCTGCACACGCTGATCGAAGGCAAAGGCGTGCTCTACAAGATCACCCTGCCGGAAGGACGGACAACGGCGCAGCTCCTGAAAGTCATCGAGGCCGACCCGGTGCTGGTCGGCGATATGCCTGAAGGGGAAATCCCGGAAGGCTCGCTCCTTCCGGACACGTACCTGTTTGATCGCGGCATGACCCGGAGTGACCTGATTCAGCTGATGCAGGACAAGCAGGCCGAATTGCTGGACGAACTCTGGCCGCAGCGCGATCCGGATATTCCGGTAGAGACACCCTATGAAGCCGTCATCCTCGCTTCCGTGGTCGAGAAAGAGACGGGCCTCGTGGAAGAGCAGCCGGAAATTGCTGCCCTGTTCACCACGCGCCTGAAGCGCGGCATGCGGCTGGAAAGTGACCCCACCATTATCTATGGCGTGTCGCGCGGCGAGCCGCTGTACAATGCGAGGGGCCAGCGCCGCACACTGCGCCGGTCCGAGATCGACACGAAGACCGACTGGAACACCTATCAGATCGATGGCCTGCCGAAGACGCCCATCTGCAATCCGGGACGCGGCGCTATCGAGGCAGTCCTGAATCCGCCGCATACAGAATACATATTTTTTGTCGCAGATGGCAAAGGCGGGCATCTCTTTGCCAAGACGCTGGCAGAGCACAATCGCAATGTCGCGGCCTATCGCGCCTATGAGCGGAAAGAAATCGCACGGGAGCGGGCAGCGGAATGA
- the fabG gene encoding 3-oxoacyl-[acyl-carrier-protein] reductase, with product MFTLSGRTALVTGASGGIGSAIAKALSEAGAKVVLSGTREGVLNEVAATLPGESAVVTCNLSDPEAVDGLAAKAEEVIGPLDILVANAGITRDKLLMQMKDDDWNDVINVNLGSYYRLTKSVVRGMMKRRHGRIIGITSVVGVTGNPGQTNYCASKAGMIGFTKSLAQEVASRGITANAIAPGFIESPMTDVLPEAQKSSLLGRIPAGRLGQGADIAAAAVYLASDQAAYVTGQTLHVNGGMAMI from the coding sequence ATGTTCACACTCTCCGGCCGTACGGCCCTCGTCACGGGCGCTTCCGGCGGTATCGGCAGCGCGATTGCGAAAGCCCTGTCGGAAGCCGGCGCAAAGGTCGTCCTGTCCGGCACGCGCGAAGGCGTGCTCAATGAGGTGGCCGCGACGCTGCCCGGCGAAAGCGCTGTTGTGACCTGCAATCTGTCCGATCCGGAGGCCGTCGACGGCCTTGCCGCGAAAGCGGAAGAGGTAATCGGGCCGCTCGATATTCTGGTCGCGAATGCGGGCATCACGCGCGACAAGCTGCTGATGCAGATGAAGGATGACGACTGGAACGACGTGATCAATGTCAATCTCGGGTCCTATTACCGCCTGACGAAGAGCGTCGTGCGGGGCATGATGAAGCGCCGCCATGGCCGCATCATCGGCATCACGTCGGTCGTCGGCGTCACGGGAAATCCGGGGCAGACGAACTATTGCGCGTCCAAGGCGGGCATGATCGGATTTACCAAATCGCTGGCCCAGGAAGTCGCCAGCCGTGGCATTACGGCCAACGCGATCGCGCCCGGTTTCATCGAATCGCCGATGACGGATGTGCTGCCCGAAGCGCAGAAGAGTTCGCTTCTCGGGAGAATTCCGGCTGGCCGGTTGGGGCAGGGTGCGGATATTGCTGCAGCTGCGGTATATCTGGCATCTGACCAAGCCGCTTATGTTACGGGGCAGACGCTGCACGTAAATGGCGGTATGGCCATGATCTGA
- a CDS encoding TrmH family RNA methyltransferase, which produces MADLRSPAIILHSPQLGENIGAAARVMRNFGLTDLRLVTPRDGWPNPAADTMSAGAFDAGVSVTVHETLQDALEGITWLAAATARLRGIEKRVGDAQGAAEVAHERLATGKSAIMFGAEKSGLPNDAVAVSDFLMTYPVDVDFKSLNLAQAVCVFCAEWGKLAIGPRADEGDNKAGLGDLAPRDELYRMFEHFEEELERAGYFFPPEKTPLMKDNLRAALIRADWTRQEVQTFRGAIKALALGRGKARVIRED; this is translated from the coding sequence ATGGCAGATCTACGCAGCCCGGCAATCATTCTCCACTCGCCTCAATTGGGTGAAAATATCGGCGCTGCTGCCCGAGTTATGCGCAACTTTGGTCTTACGGATCTGCGCCTCGTCACGCCGCGCGATGGCTGGCCGAATCCGGCCGCGGACACGATGTCAGCGGGCGCGTTCGACGCGGGTGTGAGCGTCACTGTGCATGAAACACTACAGGATGCGCTGGAAGGCATCACCTGGCTCGCCGCCGCCACAGCCCGCCTGCGGGGCATCGAGAAGCGGGTGGGGGATGCGCAGGGTGCGGCGGAGGTTGCACATGAGCGGCTCGCCACCGGCAAATCGGCAATCATGTTCGGGGCGGAAAAGTCCGGACTGCCAAATGATGCAGTTGCGGTCTCCGATTTCCTGATGACCTATCCGGTGGATGTGGATTTCAAGAGCCTCAACCTCGCTCAGGCGGTCTGTGTGTTCTGTGCGGAGTGGGGGAAGCTGGCCATCGGGCCGCGCGCCGACGAGGGGGACAACAAGGCCGGCCTGGGAGACCTTGCTCCGCGCGACGAGCTTTACCGCATGTTCGAACACTTCGAGGAAGAGCTTGAAAGAGCAGGATATTTCTTCCCGCCGGAGAAGACGCCGCTGATGAAGGACAACCTCCGCGCGGCGCTGATCCGGGCGGACTGGACGCGTCAGGAAGTGCAGACCTTCCGGGGTGCGATCAAGGCGCTGGCGCTCGGCCGGGGCAAGGCGCGGGTTATCCGTGAAGACTGA